In Rhodococcus sp. OK302, one genomic interval encodes:
- a CDS encoding long-chain-fatty-acid--CoA ligase: MLNLAVLLEDSARRYPDRDALVLGDKRLTYAQVNAQANRIAHLLVSRGVEPGDKVALSCPNILAFPIVYNGILKAGAIVVPLNVMLKEREIAYHLTDSEAKVYFCFEGSPEMPIGQYGHGGFEQTATCRDMILISAAEGAPSSIPGVETLEDALGALPDSTDQFDSVVREPTDGAVILYTSGTTGKPKGAELTHSNMVLNALSANRLFESTPTQLDRCLITLPLFHSFGQTVAMNSAISVGSTLVLVPRFDAAGALALMERENITVFAGVPTMYWGLLGALDGANVDVEKIARNMRKAVSGGAALPVEILTRFKERFGVQILEGYGLSETSPLALFSDPERDPRPGSIGVPVWGIEARLVDADWNTVSGPDVVGELAIRGHNIMKGYCNRPEATAEVMRNGWFRTGDLARVDEDGFFYIVDRAKDMIVRGGFNVYPREVEEVLLSHEAVSLVAVIGVPDERHGEEVVAFVILEPTAQITEAELVAWSKEQMAAYKYPRRVEFVPTLPMTATGKILKRELGAVQALL; this comes from the coding sequence ATGCTCAACCTTGCTGTCTTGCTGGAAGATTCCGCCCGTCGGTATCCTGATCGCGACGCGCTTGTCCTCGGAGACAAGCGACTGACGTATGCGCAGGTGAACGCGCAGGCAAATCGGATCGCGCATCTGTTGGTTTCACGTGGCGTGGAACCGGGTGACAAGGTGGCGCTGTCCTGCCCGAATATCCTCGCGTTCCCGATCGTGTACAACGGCATCCTCAAGGCGGGTGCGATTGTCGTACCGCTCAACGTGATGCTCAAGGAACGTGAAATCGCGTACCACCTCACTGATTCCGAGGCGAAGGTCTACTTCTGCTTCGAGGGTAGCCCCGAGATGCCGATCGGTCAGTACGGACACGGCGGATTCGAGCAGACGGCGACCTGCCGCGACATGATTCTGATCAGCGCCGCGGAGGGTGCGCCCTCGTCGATTCCCGGAGTCGAGACGCTCGAGGATGCGCTGGGTGCTCTGCCTGACTCGACCGACCAGTTCGATTCGGTTGTGCGCGAACCCACTGATGGCGCAGTGATCCTCTACACCAGTGGAACCACCGGAAAGCCCAAGGGTGCCGAGCTCACGCACTCCAACATGGTGCTCAACGCGCTCTCGGCAAACCGACTGTTCGAGAGCACCCCAACACAACTCGATCGATGCCTGATCACACTCCCGCTGTTCCACTCCTTCGGGCAGACCGTCGCCATGAACTCCGCGATCTCGGTGGGCTCGACCCTGGTACTGGTGCCGCGGTTCGACGCTGCAGGTGCACTGGCATTGATGGAGCGCGAGAACATCACCGTCTTTGCCGGCGTACCCACCATGTACTGGGGACTTCTCGGCGCGCTCGACGGTGCAAACGTGGATGTCGAGAAGATCGCGCGGAACATGCGCAAGGCGGTCTCCGGTGGCGCCGCACTGCCCGTCGAGATTCTGACGCGATTCAAGGAGCGCTTCGGGGTTCAAATCCTCGAAGGGTACGGGCTGTCCGAGACCTCTCCGTTGGCGTTGTTCAGCGACCCCGAGCGTGACCCCCGGCCAGGTTCGATCGGTGTGCCGGTCTGGGGTATCGAGGCACGTCTTGTCGACGCGGACTGGAACACCGTTTCCGGCCCGGATGTGGTGGGGGAACTCGCTATTCGTGGCCACAACATCATGAAGGGTTACTGCAACCGTCCCGAAGCCACAGCGGAGGTTATGCGCAACGGCTGGTTCCGGACCGGTGACCTGGCGCGAGTCGACGAGGACGGCTTCTTCTACATCGTCGACCGCGCGAAGGACATGATCGTGCGTGGTGGATTCAATGTCTATCCCCGTGAGGTCGAAGAAGTTCTGCTGAGTCACGAGGCCGTGTCACTGGTCGCGGTGATCGGGGTTCCCGACGAACGCCACGGTGAAGAAGTTGTGGCCTTCGTCATTCTCGAGCCGACTGCGCAGATTACCGAAGCGGAACTTGTCGCCTGGTCGAAAGAGCAGATGGCAGCGTACAAGTATCCGCGTCGTGTGGAATTTGTTCCGACGCTTCCGATGACCGCTACCGGAAAGATTCTCAAGCGAGAACTCGGTGCGGTACAGGCGCTTCTGTAA
- a CDS encoding MFS transporter produces the protein MKAASRAFPWIVFVLISGLMMSDYMSRQVLSAVFPLLKLEWGLSDSQLASLTSVVALIVGVLALPLSLLADRWGRVRSVVLMAVVWSVATLLSAAATSYGQMFGARLLLGFGEAAYASVGMAVMLSMFAPRLHASLSGAFMASTYFGSVIGVALGGIVADRFGWRSAFVFMAVVGLVLALILRIVVTEGRIDKNRADDPDVAVTTSSDTARAPLSSLFNNLSLMCVYIGGGLQLFVSGVLLVWLPSFFNRYYDMEASAAGLASSGFVLLIGAGMVLCGIGADRISRDNPARRWLAAVTYPAISLATLFIGFGLDTGPVQLVLIGIGAFFCSGAAGAVTAITASLTHPSIRASAFGVGTLSNNIFGLALGPLVVGFVSDRLGLLGALQWIPFAYVIAIVILLIGRRHYAGGLSKLAEVSLKP, from the coding sequence ATGAAGGCCGCGTCAAGGGCGTTTCCCTGGATCGTCTTCGTGTTGATTTCCGGGCTGATGATGTCGGACTACATGTCCCGGCAAGTTCTCAGCGCGGTATTTCCGCTGTTGAAGCTGGAGTGGGGACTGTCTGACTCTCAACTTGCCTCGCTCACAAGCGTAGTCGCGCTGATCGTCGGTGTGCTTGCTCTGCCGTTGTCTCTCCTTGCGGATCGGTGGGGGCGTGTTCGCAGTGTGGTTCTCATGGCGGTCGTGTGGAGTGTCGCGACACTCCTGAGCGCAGCGGCCACCAGTTACGGCCAAATGTTCGGTGCCCGTCTGCTTCTCGGGTTCGGTGAGGCGGCCTATGCGAGTGTCGGTATGGCGGTCATGCTCAGCATGTTCGCTCCTCGTCTGCACGCCTCGCTTAGTGGCGCGTTCATGGCTTCCACGTACTTCGGATCGGTAATCGGCGTTGCGCTCGGTGGCATAGTCGCGGATCGCTTCGGATGGCGGTCGGCGTTTGTCTTCATGGCAGTAGTCGGCCTCGTACTTGCCCTCATCCTGCGGATCGTGGTTACCGAAGGGCGCATCGACAAGAACCGGGCGGACGACCCCGACGTCGCTGTCACGACAAGTTCAGACACTGCGCGAGCGCCTCTCTCGAGTCTGTTCAACAACCTTTCGCTGATGTGTGTGTACATCGGTGGGGGTCTTCAACTCTTCGTCTCCGGAGTTCTGCTCGTGTGGTTGCCGAGTTTCTTCAACCGCTACTACGACATGGAGGCAAGTGCTGCTGGACTCGCCTCTTCCGGTTTCGTACTGCTGATCGGCGCCGGAATGGTGCTGTGCGGTATCGGGGCAGACCGGATCAGCCGCGACAATCCGGCGCGTCGATGGCTCGCTGCGGTGACGTACCCGGCGATCTCGCTCGCCACACTGTTTATCGGGTTCGGACTCGATACCGGGCCGGTGCAGTTGGTGCTGATCGGGATCGGAGCCTTCTTCTGCTCGGGCGCGGCCGGCGCTGTCACCGCGATCACCGCCAGCCTCACTCATCCTTCCATTCGTGCATCGGCGTTCGGCGTCGGGACCTTGTCCAACAACATCTTCGGTCTGGCGTTGGGTCCCCTCGTCGTCGGATTTGTGTCCGACAGACTAGGTCTGCTGGGTGCCTTGCAGTGGATTCCGTTCGCCTACGTCATCGCGATAGTGATTCTGCTGATCGGACGGCGCCACTACGCCGGCGGACTGAGCAAGCTGGCTGAGGTGAGCCTGAAGCCGTGA
- a CDS encoding MFS transporter — translation MVLHAEPTKAQDETSTPGRKRRIYPWIVLALCFGLLLSDYMSRQVLSSVFPILKAEWDLSDSHLASLSSVVALMVGLLTFPLSILADRWGRVKSLILMAVLWSIATLLCAIAQSYEQMLGARFLVGVGEAAYGSVGIAVVLSVFAPRVHAALAGAFMAGGSFGSVIGVAIGGFIAVQFSWRWSFAIMAIFGLILVALFRALVTEKRLAKYAVEGPPAAIGDAESVSSYRAPLSSLFTNPAVMWTYVGSGLQMFTAAVLLSWMPSFFNRYYGLGPDKAGAVASVFVLLVGSGMVVCGFITDRVSRNNPATKWTSATAYCLIALTCLGVGFSLGNGPIQLILIGIGAFFSAGSCGPAAAMVANLTHTSIRASAMGTLTVANNLLGLALGPFVIGVLADHLGLLGALRIAPLFYIPAAAAMFLGRRAFPAGLRKLQELRPADAAAGIEGK, via the coding sequence ATGGTGCTGCACGCCGAACCGACCAAAGCGCAGGACGAGACGTCGACGCCCGGGCGGAAACGACGGATCTATCCCTGGATAGTCCTTGCGCTGTGCTTCGGACTTCTGTTGTCGGACTACATGTCCCGTCAGGTTCTGAGCTCCGTCTTCCCGATCCTGAAAGCCGAATGGGATCTCTCCGATTCACACCTCGCATCGCTGAGTAGCGTCGTCGCTCTGATGGTCGGCCTGCTGACCTTCCCGCTCTCGATCCTGGCCGATCGTTGGGGTCGGGTGAAGAGCCTGATCCTCATGGCCGTGTTGTGGAGCATCGCCACACTGCTGTGCGCGATTGCCCAGTCGTACGAGCAGATGCTCGGCGCACGCTTCCTGGTCGGAGTCGGCGAAGCAGCATATGGCAGCGTCGGAATTGCAGTGGTGCTCAGCGTGTTTGCTCCTCGGGTGCACGCTGCACTGGCAGGCGCTTTCATGGCCGGCGGTTCGTTCGGATCCGTGATCGGCGTCGCGATCGGCGGCTTCATCGCGGTTCAGTTCAGCTGGCGCTGGTCTTTTGCCATCATGGCTATTTTCGGACTCATCCTGGTGGCCCTGTTCCGCGCTCTGGTCACCGAGAAACGACTGGCAAAATATGCCGTCGAAGGACCTCCGGCAGCGATCGGCGACGCAGAGTCGGTGAGTAGCTACCGCGCCCCACTCTCCAGCCTGTTCACCAACCCTGCCGTCATGTGGACCTACGTCGGCAGCGGCCTGCAGATGTTCACTGCCGCAGTACTTCTCTCCTGGATGCCGAGCTTCTTCAACCGGTACTACGGCCTGGGCCCCGACAAAGCGGGAGCAGTCGCATCCGTCTTCGTACTCCTCGTCGGCAGCGGAATGGTCGTGTGCGGCTTCATCACCGACCGGGTGAGCCGAAACAACCCGGCTACCAAGTGGACCTCGGCAACCGCCTACTGCCTCATCGCGCTCACTTGCTTGGGCGTGGGCTTCAGCCTGGGGAACGGCCCTATCCAACTGATCCTGATCGGTATCGGCGCGTTCTTCTCGGCCGGATCTTGCGGCCCAGCTGCCGCGATGGTCGCCAATCTCACGCACACCAGCATCCGCGCTTCGGCAATGGGCACGCTCACCGTTGCAAACAACCTCCTCGGACTTGCCCTGGGCCCCTTCGTCATCGGAGTCCTCGCCGACCACCTCGGCCTTCTCGGCGCACTGCGCATCGCGCCGCTGTTCTACATCCCCGCAGCCGCGGCAATGTTCCTGGGACGCCGTGCGTTCCCGGCCGGCCTGCGCAAACTCCAGGAACTACGCCCGGCCGACGCCGCGGCCGGAATCGAGGGAAAATGA
- a CDS encoding 3-keto-5-aminohexanoate cleavage protein codes for MHFHDDALFPEVQDKLVITVAPYGPEWAVEDFPEDLPLTMDEHVQQAVDCFEAGATVLHIHVRELDGKGSKRLSKFNELLGRLREAVPDMILQVGGSISFAPEGEGADAKWLSDDVRHMLATLDPAPDQVTIAINTSQMNIMDLMTPGDIKGTSLENADLAHTYREMVVPAGPEWVEEHLRRLQAAGIQPHFQLSSIPQLETVERLIRRGFYTGPLNLTWVAIGGGFDGPNPYNMMEFIRRVPDGACLTLETLMRSVLPVNTMAIAMGLHPRCGNEDNLWAPSGEVKITSAEQVRQLVRVANELGREVATAKEARDIYRIGETYADADETLARLGYAPNRRAGQLGFTQHD; via the coding sequence ATGCATTTCCACGACGACGCACTGTTCCCCGAGGTCCAGGACAAGCTGGTCATCACCGTCGCACCGTACGGCCCGGAGTGGGCGGTCGAGGACTTCCCCGAGGACCTGCCCCTGACGATGGATGAGCATGTCCAGCAGGCGGTGGACTGCTTCGAAGCCGGCGCGACCGTGCTCCATATTCATGTCCGTGAGCTCGACGGAAAGGGCTCCAAGCGGCTCTCGAAGTTCAACGAACTGCTCGGCCGCCTCCGCGAAGCGGTGCCGGACATGATCCTGCAGGTCGGCGGCTCGATCTCCTTCGCTCCGGAAGGTGAAGGGGCAGATGCGAAGTGGCTGTCCGACGATGTCCGCCACATGTTGGCGACGTTGGATCCGGCACCGGACCAGGTGACGATCGCGATCAACACCAGCCAGATGAACATCATGGACCTGATGACCCCGGGCGATATCAAGGGCACCTCGCTGGAGAACGCGGATCTGGCCCACACGTACCGGGAGATGGTTGTCCCGGCCGGCCCCGAGTGGGTCGAGGAACACCTGCGCCGCCTGCAGGCCGCGGGAATCCAGCCGCACTTCCAGCTTTCCAGCATTCCGCAGCTCGAGACGGTGGAACGGTTGATCCGCCGCGGTTTCTACACCGGTCCGTTGAACCTGACCTGGGTGGCGATCGGCGGCGGTTTCGACGGTCCGAATCCGTACAACATGATGGAGTTCATCCGCCGGGTTCCGGACGGTGCGTGCTTGACGCTCGAAACATTGATGCGCAGTGTATTGCCGGTGAACACGATGGCGATCGCCATGGGTCTGCACCCGCGTTGCGGCAACGAGGACAACCTGTGGGCGCCGTCGGGCGAGGTCAAGATCACCTCCGCGGAGCAGGTGCGTCAGCTGGTGCGGGTGGCGAACGAGCTGGGCCGGGAGGTGGCTACTGCGAAGGAAGCCCGCGACATCTACCGGATCGGTGAGACGTACGCGGATGCTGATGAGACGTTGGCGCGGTTGGGGTATGCGCCGAATCGTCGTGCGGGTCAGCTCGGTTTCACCCAGCACGACTGA
- a CDS encoding AraC family transcriptional regulator has translation MLKLRSAVLNGYVEVAESVGLNPYPLMRVSGIDPATFAATQGWIAAKSVSELLELSASQSGRDDFGIRMSGDRGVSNLGPVGLIAREEPDVRSALGIVLRHMKLHNEAIRLSLTESRGLATIQVLSADGITLGQQSIELVVASIVRILSDFLPDGWLPVSTCFTHAMPADNTRHIQALGPSISFNHEIDGIIIATSDLDAPNRLSNPVLRPYAQEYLGLLAPPENPSTVGQVRDLIATLLPTEHCSATRISHSLGIDRRTLHRRLAQAGESYSSILDSVRKEHARASIERGDHSLTEISTELGFSELSAFSRWFRQQFGSSPKAWSELQLE, from the coding sequence ATGCTGAAGTTGCGTAGCGCGGTTCTGAACGGATACGTCGAGGTCGCAGAGTCGGTTGGACTGAACCCCTACCCGCTGATGCGAGTCTCGGGGATCGACCCGGCGACGTTTGCCGCCACTCAGGGCTGGATTGCCGCAAAGTCGGTGAGCGAGCTGCTCGAACTCTCCGCATCTCAGTCCGGCCGCGACGATTTCGGCATCAGGATGTCCGGCGATCGCGGTGTATCAAATCTCGGACCGGTGGGCCTGATCGCCCGCGAGGAGCCGGATGTACGCAGCGCTCTGGGAATTGTCTTGCGCCACATGAAATTACACAACGAGGCAATTCGTCTGAGCCTGACCGAATCGCGAGGACTGGCCACGATTCAAGTCTTGTCGGCAGACGGGATAACCCTCGGACAGCAATCGATCGAACTGGTCGTCGCATCAATCGTCCGGATCCTGTCCGATTTCTTGCCCGACGGATGGCTTCCGGTATCGACCTGCTTCACCCATGCGATGCCGGCCGATAACACCAGGCACATCCAGGCCCTCGGCCCGTCCATCTCCTTCAATCACGAGATTGACGGGATCATCATTGCCACAAGCGATTTGGACGCACCAAACCGACTGTCCAACCCAGTTCTACGGCCATACGCCCAGGAATACCTCGGACTACTCGCGCCACCCGAGAACCCCTCCACCGTCGGACAGGTCCGAGATCTGATTGCCACCCTCCTGCCCACCGAGCATTGCTCGGCCACCCGAATCTCCCACAGCCTGGGGATAGACCGACGCACGCTACACCGGCGATTGGCCCAGGCCGGGGAAAGCTACTCCTCGATCCTGGACTCGGTTCGCAAGGAGCACGCACGCGCATCAATCGAACGTGGGGATCACTCACTCACCGAGATCTCCACGGAACTCGGATTCTCGGAGCTGAGTGCATTCTCCCGATGGTTCCGTCAACAATTCGGATCGAGCCCGAAGGCCTGGTCAGAACTTCAACTCGAGTAA
- a CDS encoding LysR family transcriptional regulator produces the protein MDLRQMEYFLAVVDCGGVTRAASELRVAQPSLSQAVRKLESDLGTELFHRVGRGLVLSPAGEALVGPARMILREVASAETAVRDVGAMRGGRIDIASLSDLCSDPLSVWVSKFRRRHPEVRFHVEERDSTADVVALVRSGACELGFLSLPMPTENLDSEELIDQQLVLVSPPGTEARWPDPVPVGELSGVSFVMSERGTPDRDFIDHSLRLNGVEPDVAVEVRHRGAVLPIVLSGGGSAIVPLRSGLDALLRGGVVRELSPAMTRRMGVISRPGRMSEAADQFLSCSRDSIAGFAEAIAEQMKTGRSLVDSAKFIRDTTDSHMRDENARAALDI, from the coding sequence ATGGATCTTCGTCAAATGGAGTACTTCCTTGCAGTTGTCGACTGTGGTGGCGTGACCCGAGCGGCCAGCGAACTCCGAGTCGCGCAGCCCTCGCTCTCCCAGGCAGTGCGAAAGCTGGAGAGTGATCTCGGTACGGAGTTGTTCCATCGTGTCGGACGAGGTTTGGTGCTGTCACCCGCCGGAGAGGCGTTGGTGGGTCCGGCGCGAATGATCCTCCGGGAAGTTGCATCCGCGGAAACTGCAGTACGGGACGTCGGGGCGATGCGTGGTGGCCGTATCGACATAGCGTCACTGTCGGATCTCTGCTCCGATCCCTTGTCCGTGTGGGTTTCGAAGTTTCGTCGCCGGCATCCCGAAGTCCGCTTTCATGTCGAGGAGCGCGATTCCACTGCCGATGTTGTTGCGCTGGTTCGATCCGGCGCATGTGAACTGGGCTTTCTGTCCCTACCGATGCCTACTGAGAATCTGGACAGCGAGGAGTTGATCGATCAGCAGTTGGTCCTCGTTTCCCCGCCGGGTACTGAGGCTCGCTGGCCGGATCCGGTTCCGGTAGGAGAACTTTCCGGTGTTTCGTTCGTGATGAGCGAGCGGGGTACGCCGGACCGCGACTTCATCGATCACTCGTTGCGTCTCAACGGGGTTGAGCCCGATGTGGCCGTCGAGGTCCGGCACCGCGGCGCAGTGCTCCCCATCGTCCTCTCCGGCGGCGGGTCAGCCATTGTTCCGTTGCGTAGCGGCCTCGACGCGTTGTTGCGTGGCGGCGTCGTGCGGGAATTGTCTCCGGCGATGACACGCCGGATGGGTGTCATTTCCCGGCCGGGCCGGATGAGTGAGGCTGCCGATCAATTCTTGTCCTGCTCGCGAGACTCGATCGCGGGATTTGCCGAGGCTATCGCCGAGCAGATGAAAACTGGACGGTCGCTTGTTGATTCGGCGAAATTCATCCGAGATACGACGGACAGTCATATGCGGGACGAGAACGCCCGGGCTGCTCTCGATATATAG
- a CDS encoding carboxymuconolactone decarboxylase family protein, whose amino-acid sequence MTMPENSYPVVEAMKAGGGWNELWDELLEMDPEWTELYMKMAMQPYQSGVLSPKVIQLLCIAVDASATHLYAPGTRRHIQAALDIGVTPQEILEVLKLATVVGIHSCNLGVPILAEEMEAYKQRQAAA is encoded by the coding sequence ATGACCATGCCCGAAAACAGCTACCCCGTCGTCGAAGCGATGAAGGCCGGCGGAGGCTGGAATGAACTCTGGGACGAGCTTCTCGAGATGGATCCGGAGTGGACCGAGCTGTACATGAAAATGGCGATGCAGCCGTACCAGAGCGGAGTCCTCTCCCCCAAAGTCATTCAGCTGCTGTGCATCGCCGTCGACGCCTCCGCCACCCACCTGTATGCACCGGGCACGCGGCGACATATCCAGGCCGCCTTGGACATCGGGGTGACGCCCCAAGAGATTCTCGAAGTGCTCAAGCTGGCCACAGTTGTCGGCATTCACTCCTGCAACCTCGGCGTTCCGATCCTGGCCGAGGAGATGGAAGCCTACAAGCAACGTCAGGCTGCCGCTTAA
- a CDS encoding 3-keto-5-aminohexanoate cleavage protein has protein sequence MHFHDDALFPETQEKLVITVAPYGPEWEPDDFAEDLPLTMDEHVQTAVDCYNAGATVLHIHVRELDGKGSKRLSKFNELLGRLREAVPDMILQVGGSISFAPEGEGADAKWLSDDVRHMLATLDPAPDQVTIAINTSQMNIMELMTPDDTAGTSMDRPELANTYREMVVPAGPEWVEEHLRRLQAAGIQPHFQLSSIPQLETVERLIRRGKYTGPLNLTWVAIGGGFDGPNPYNMMNFVSRVPDGACLTLETLMRSVLPVNTMATAMGLHARCGNEDTIWGRRGEKMTSVAQVEQVVRIARELGREVATGKEARDIYRIGQTYADADETLARLGYAPNRRVGQVGFTQHA, from the coding sequence ATGCATTTCCACGACGACGCACTGTTCCCCGAGACCCAGGAAAAGCTGGTCATCACCGTCGCACCGTACGGCCCCGAATGGGAACCGGACGACTTCGCCGAAGACCTGCCCCTGACGATGGACGAGCACGTCCAGACCGCGGTGGACTGCTACAACGCCGGCGCGACGGTCCTGCACATCCACGTCCGCGAACTCGACGGCAAGGGCTCCAAGCGACTCTCGAAGTTCAACGAACTGCTCGGCCGCCTCCGCGAAGCAGTGCCGGACATGATCCTGCAGGTCGGCGGCTCCATCTCCTTCGCCCCGGAAGGTGAAGGCGCCGACGCGAAGTGGCTTTCCGACGACGTCCGCCACATGCTGGCGACGCTGGATCCGGCACCGGATCAGGTGACGATCGCGATCAACACCAGCCAGATGAACATCATGGAGTTGATGACGCCCGACGACACCGCGGGGACGTCGATGGACCGCCCGGAGTTGGCGAACACCTACCGCGAGATGGTCGTTCCGGCCGGCCCCGAGTGGGTCGAGGAACACCTGCGCCGCCTGCAGGCTGCGGGAATCCAGCCGCACTTCCAGCTTTCGAGTATTCCGCAGCTCGAGACGGTGGAACGGTTGATCCGCCGCGGTAAGTACACCGGTCCGTTGAACCTGACGTGGGTGGCGATCGGCGGCGGTTTCGACGGCCCGAACCCGTACAACATGATGAACTTCGTCTCCCGCGTTCCGGACGGTGCGTGTTTGACGCTCGAGACGTTGATGCGCAGTGTGTTGCCGGTGAACACGATGGCGACGGCGATGGGTTTGCATGCGCGGTGCGGTAACGAGGACACGATCTGGGGTCGTCGGGGCGAGAAGATGACGTCGGTTGCGCAGGTCGAGCAGGTGGTTCGTATTGCTCGTGAGTTGGGTCGTGAGGTGGCGACGGGTAAGGAAGCTCGCGATATCTATCGGATCGGTCAGACGTATGCCGATGCTGACGAGACGTTGGCGCGGTTGGGCTATGCGCCGAATCGTCGTGTCGGTCAAGTCGGTTTCACCCAGCACGCCTAG
- a CDS encoding MFS transporter, translated as MTQTLATTLSKSPPSTMRRAWVITGMLVIFMLINHADKSVIAFAGVQIQKDLGLSPQQFGLVQSSFFWLFAAGALIFGALSSRVNIRWLLAGLVLIWVATMVPLLSPVSFGVLIACRVVLGFAEGPAFALANHAVHSWFPPEKRAMPGGFVTAGASIGTLIAAPVLTWIIVAWSWHAAFYVLIAMGLAWVVGWLILGRAAPTELTAAQPNSEKRPAVVVDAVDAPYRVILKTGTVAGIALLMFCSYWSTTLKVSWLPVYLTDGLGYDTLTTGRLVMLPYALAAGGAIGAGWLSNRLISRGVSRRVARGYLSAGLISSAGIAMVGFTLLQQGVLQIILISLAFSLNTAAFGVALAAIADVVQSKKRGMVLGGLGAVSSISGMAAPLVLGFSVGNSVDKITGYGTGFLMSGILMIVGSAIAVFMVNPERDINLIRSRVEESA; from the coding sequence ATGACACAAACGCTTGCGACCACCCTCTCGAAGTCGCCGCCATCGACGATGCGCCGGGCCTGGGTGATCACCGGAATGCTCGTCATCTTCATGCTCATCAACCATGCCGACAAGTCGGTTATCGCCTTTGCCGGCGTTCAAATTCAGAAGGACCTGGGGTTGTCGCCTCAGCAGTTCGGCCTCGTTCAGAGCAGCTTCTTCTGGCTCTTCGCGGCCGGCGCTTTGATCTTCGGTGCGTTGTCTTCCCGGGTGAACATCCGGTGGCTACTGGCCGGGTTGGTGCTGATCTGGGTGGCCACGATGGTTCCGCTACTCAGTCCGGTCAGTTTCGGTGTATTGATTGCCTGCCGGGTTGTCCTCGGTTTTGCCGAAGGTCCGGCGTTTGCTCTTGCGAACCACGCAGTCCATTCATGGTTTCCTCCGGAAAAGCGAGCTATGCCAGGAGGTTTCGTAACAGCTGGTGCCTCGATCGGCACTCTGATCGCAGCCCCGGTGCTGACGTGGATCATCGTTGCCTGGAGTTGGCACGCCGCCTTCTACGTGCTCATTGCCATGGGGTTGGCCTGGGTCGTGGGCTGGCTGATTCTTGGCAGGGCAGCTCCCACGGAACTCACTGCGGCCCAGCCGAATTCGGAGAAGCGGCCCGCTGTTGTCGTGGATGCCGTGGATGCGCCGTACCGTGTCATTCTCAAGACGGGCACGGTCGCCGGTATCGCACTTCTGATGTTCTGCTCGTACTGGTCCACCACGCTCAAAGTATCGTGGCTGCCGGTCTACCTGACTGATGGTTTGGGCTACGACACCCTGACCACGGGCCGGCTCGTGATGCTGCCTTACGCACTTGCCGCCGGTGGTGCGATCGGAGCCGGTTGGCTGTCGAACCGTTTGATCTCCCGCGGTGTCAGCCGTCGGGTCGCCCGCGGCTACCTCTCGGCCGGCCTCATTTCCAGTGCCGGTATCGCGATGGTCGGATTTACCCTGCTCCAGCAAGGCGTCCTGCAGATCATCTTGATCTCGTTGGCATTCTCGCTCAACACCGCAGCCTTCGGTGTGGCACTGGCGGCCATCGCCGATGTTGTGCAGTCGAAGAAGCGCGGCATGGTTCTCGGTGGGCTGGGCGCTGTTTCGAGCATCTCCGGTATGGCAGCACCACTGGTGCTCGGGTTCTCGGTCGGCAATTCCGTCGACAAGATCACCGGCTACGGAACCGGATTCCTCATGAGCGGAATCCTGATGATCGTCGGCAGTGCCATCGCGGTCTTCATGGTCAATCCGGAGCGCGACATCAATCTCATTCGCAGTCGAGTCGAGGAGTCAGCATGA
- a CDS encoding RBBP9/YdeN family alpha/beta hydrolase, giving the protein MIESPTVVLVPGLRDHVEDHWQTHLEKKLDKVRSVPPLEHDKLSRDSRVAALDAVLSDIEGPVVLVAHSAGVMITAHWARQHSRPIAGALLVTPPDFDFPMGEPYPTQEQLQDNGWMPVPRQRLPFPSTVAASRNDPLADYRRVVGLAEGWGSQVLDLGEVGHLNPAAGYGYWPRAEELVQDLIDKARE; this is encoded by the coding sequence ATGATCGAATCACCGACGGTAGTGCTGGTCCCGGGTCTACGTGACCACGTCGAGGATCACTGGCAGACGCACCTCGAGAAGAAACTCGACAAAGTGCGGTCTGTTCCGCCGCTCGAACACGACAAACTCAGCCGCGATTCGCGCGTTGCCGCATTGGATGCGGTGCTCTCTGACATTGAGGGACCTGTTGTCCTGGTGGCGCATAGCGCGGGTGTGATGATCACAGCGCACTGGGCCCGGCAACACAGTCGCCCGATCGCCGGGGCTCTTCTTGTCACACCGCCGGATTTCGACTTTCCGATGGGGGAGCCGTATCCGACGCAGGAACAGTTGCAGGACAACGGATGGATGCCGGTACCGCGGCAGCGCCTGCCGTTCCCCAGCACGGTCGCGGCTAGCCGCAACGATCCGCTGGCGGACTATCGTCGAGTAGTCGGTCTGGCGGAAGGATGGGGCAGCCAGGTGCTCGATCTCGGCGAGGTAGGACACCTGAATCCCGCTGCGGGGTACGGATACTGGCCGCGGGCCGAGGAATTGGTCCAAGACCTGATCGACAAGGCCCGGGAGTGA